The segment ttaTAGCACATGAAGGTTTAGTCCATTCTctttccacagaggttacttgtcataccttcctacgaacctctgttctactACGGCTCTTTCACGGGGCGAGACTTCGAGACTCGTGATTGGTTGCCATCTGATTTAGTTGTGCCATCAGCGACGCTCTTTCAAACGTAATCATTCGTAAGGCCTCGGTAATTTCCTTATGCATCGGggaaactagaacctcttccccaaGACGAGGCGCAAATGCGTCTTCCAGACAGAGCACATCCATAAAATGGCGATTCAATGGCGTCTCCATCGCCCTCGTTGACCACAGACAAGCTAGCTATTAAACCTGTGCGTCACATCAACACTAGTCGCCAACTTGCTTAGGTTAGTCATGCTGGATGTAAGTCGATGTATCACGCGTTCTGAAAGAAGGGAGATACTTCGAGTTGCGATtatttgccgctaggggattttatgagaaccagcaaatatggccgtattagaacagaggttcgtaggaaggtATGACAAGTAAcgtctgtgggaagagaatgggatTAGTCCTGCGGTGCCGCTCTTGACACCAACGACATCCTGCAGTAATGTGAGCGAATAAGTGAGTTTATTATTACGCCGCTTCtaccagtattccagccatatcacagcgggattcatcagaaatgggcttcacacactgtacccatatgaggaatcgaacacgggtcttgggtgtgacaagcgaacgctttaaccattaggctacccctgCAGTCATGTGACGATCCATCAATCGTGGCATAACACGTAGACGTCGGACATCCACGTTCCACCAGTCTAACCGATTACAAAACGCCTGTCGACTAATGGTAACACCTGTAGCCCTGTACAGCTAACCTCCAATTTCAAAGGTACACTGTTTCGTTACACAGTCGTTCTGATGAGATCATCGTGAAGAACGGAACCTTGCTCGCAAATACGTCAAGTTGGACATTTCGCATCTCATCCATATCTCCATTCTCTGACTTTCATGACACTTACAGTCCAACCAACATTAGAATGAGGAGCGTGAAAGACGCGTTTGTAAAGGAGAGGGTAGAGCGTGATCTGATCCACTACCTACTCGAAGGGGGAACAGGTTTGAAAACTTCGCGCACGTGATTGTTTTGTGATCCTTGCAGTAATTACTTTCTACGCAATTACTCGGAAGCGTCGTGTTTCTGTTCGAGCATTTGTTTAATAGTATCTTGTAAAGTGGACTGTGAAAATTGTGGTAAACTCTGCAGTTATTTGAAACTTTTCATGTTGTACTCAAAACTGGGTAAACGGGGTcaagtcattcattcacaaacatGTGATGTTGCCTACAATGTCATTCTGTACACGAGTACTATTTCCGACAGCACAGTGCACTAAAGAAAAGCCAGCGATTCTACTGGTATGTCTGTCACTAACTTGCGCAAACTAAATGACGAAGGGACatgctatgattacacaatgctcATTTAGAATGTGCCTAGATgcaacgtatgtcatatttaggatttgactttcttagtaaagtacaaattctagtactttgtttGGTTGAACGTCGAGGTGGCTGatcgggctaggcggctgactttttgtgctggggattaggtgcttgactctgagggtgtaggttcgaatcccggatgagacTAAACCaaaaagtaccagaatttgtgcatagtaagaaagtgaaatctcaaatatgacatgttgaagGTAAATGCTTTCCCGCGATGGGTACCATTAAGTTTACAAGCTCGGGAAAAGTGCGTACTCGTGCCGAAGTTAAAACTCAATATAATGCTTTTGATAAATGCGGAATGTAAGTTCGTCTCACAGTACTGACATACATCGCAACCGTTTGTATTGTGTTCCTATTTTGTCAGTGACAGCAAATGACTCTTTGATGTAGTTTTTAGATATTGTCGACTATCCCCACTCTTTAAGACGTatacatacattcatgtatTGTTCAGCGTCCATTGCTGTACCATCAGTGATACAGGCACCTGTGTGGGCCTTGCAGTCCACTGCCGCCCCTTCGTAAATATGCATGGTGTATATGGAGATATGGACTACAAATAGAAACTTGCACTTATATTGGAGAAGCTTAAAATAACGTTAGATTTTATCGAACCTGACATAATCAGTACAGATATTATTATTCAAACCACATATAtgttaaatgtttcatttaacaTCCACAAAATCAACATTCTAATTATCTCCTAAGCGTTTTATTCCGAAGTGTGTACTATGACACATACATTACCAATATCCAGCACCGATAAAAGTAAACGTTGATGTGCAACAGATGGGGAGGACGTTTAATTACCTCAGCAGCCTTTTCCATGACAAATCATTATCGCAAGACTATTTTCACAAGGGTTCGGAACAGGACGACACCAGACCGATTGGTAGATATCATCCGAGCACGAGACCCATTAGTGGAGATATCATCACAGCACCAGACCGATTGGTAAAGATATCATCACAGCACCAGACCCATTAGTGGAGATATCATCACAGCACCGGACCCATTGGTGGAGATATCATCCCAGCACCAGACCCATTGGTAGAGATATCATCACAGCACCAGACCCATTAGTGGAGATATCATCCCATCACCAGACCGATTGGTAGAGATATCATCACAGCACCAGACCCATTAGTGGAGATATCCCAGCACCGGGCCCATTGGTAGTGATATCATCCCAGCACCAGACCCATTGGTGGAGATATCATCACAGCACCAGACCCATTGGTAGAGATATCATCCCAGCACCGGACCCACTGGTAGTGATATCATCCCAGCACCGGACCCATTGGTAGTGATATCATCCCAGCACCAGGTCCATTGCTAGACATGACATCCCAGCACCAGACCCATTGGTAGAGATATCATCCAAGCCCCAGACCCATTGGTAGAGATATAATTCCAGCACCAGGTCCAATGGTAGAGATATCATCGCAGCACCAGGCCTATTAGTGGAGATATCATCCCAGCACCAGACCCATTGGTGGAGATATCATCCCAGCACCAGACCCATTAGTGGAGATATCATCACAGCACCGGACCCATTGGTAGTGATATCATCACAGCACCAGACCCATTGGTAGTGATATCATCCCAGCACCAGACCCATTAGTGGAGATATCATCCCAGCACCGGATCCATTAGTGGAGATATCATCCCAGCACCGGACCCATTGGTAGTGATATCATCCCAGCACCAGACCCATTGCTAGAGATGACATCCCAGCACCAGACCCATTGGTAGAGATATCATCCAAGCCCCAGACCCATTGGTAGAGATATAATTCTAGCACCAGGTCCATTGGTAGAGATATCATCGCAGCACCAGACCCATTAGTGGAGATATCATCGCAGCACCAGACCCATTGGTGGAAATATCATCACAGCACCGGACCCATTGGTAGTGATATCATCCCAGCACCAGACCCATTGGTGGAGATATCATCACAGCACCAGACCCATTAGTGGAGATATCATCCCAGCACCGGACCCATTAGTGGAGATATCATCCCAGCACCGGATCCATTAGTGGAGATATCATCCCAGCACCGGACCCATTAGTAGTGATATCATCCCAGCACCGGATCCATTAGTGGAGATATCATCCCAGCACCGGACCCATTGGTAGAGATATCATCCAAGCCCCAGACCCATTGGTAGAGATATAATTCCAGCACCAGGTCCATTGGTAGAGATATCATCGCAGCACCAGACCCATTGGTGGAAATATCATCCCGGTTTTGTCTACATTTTCACGTGAATTTCACGATGGAAGATACAGTGCCGATAATAGATTTCTCCGCTTATGGTTTACAAATAACGGACAGGGATTCGGTGACGAATTCGCAGTTAGATATACTTGCAAGAGACGTCTATCATGCGTTGAGCACAGTCGGGTTTCTGTACATCAAAAATCACGGAATGCCTCAGAAGATGGTAAGTGGCATATTCTGTCTTCTGGCTGAAACAGAGTTGTTGAATGTGGGAATACATGCTCATAGGGACGACGTGGCCCCTTACAGAAACAAGCATGTTTTGTTTGCTGGGTGGGTGGGAGGAGAAGATAATATTTGGGAGTGCGTGTTTCCACCCATTTTAATCTGGGAAAGTAGGGGAGAGGGTTCAGGATTTGTAATATTAGGGGGTCATTCACACTGACAAGATTCTCCGAAAAAGAGCCCACAACCCCAATCCTAGGACCTGAAGCCGAAAACCTGGGTTCCATTTTGTGTGACTATAATTCTTAAGCGTAAATAACATAATATTGATACCACGATGCCGTttcagacacagacacatttcTATATCTTTTTTCAGATTGACAACTTCTTCAGGattaacaaaacatttttcacccaAGCGGAATGCGTGAAAGCAACATGCGAATCTCCATCTGGCGGATTCAATGGGTACCAAGGCTTTGCGAAGGAACGGTAGGAGTCTCCCCTCCAGTCATACTGACCATCTAAGTCATATGTTATGTCTGTGTTGTCCAGTTGCTACATgttagttcagttttacgccgcactcagcaatattccagctatatggccgcggtctgtaaatcgagtctgggccagacaatccaatgaacGATAGCATGGGTAACGATCTGGGCAAacggtcagcgagtctgaccacccgatcatgttcgtcgcctcttacgacaaacagtagcctcttgtggcaagcaagggttcctgagggcctattctaccccggaccctcAGGGGTCTCTTATACAATAGCTACATGTGTGAATATCTGTGTTATACAATAGCTACATGTGTGTATATCCGTGTTATACAATagctacatgtatgtatatccgTGTTATACATTAGCTACATGTGTGTATATTCGTGTTATACAATACCTACATGTATGCCTGTTATGTCATCAGCGGGGGTGATCTGCATATATACTATGATGTATTTGTAACATGTCAGGAGTGTTGGAATAAGCGCAATGAACTAAAATTGCAACATGACTTCTGTTTTCATCACAGCTGTAACTACGAAattatttgtttgaaataaattcctctGCATGTGCTGTCGAGAGTCAGAAGGATTAAATTCAaattatatgtacatatataattaTTTGCTATAAAATGTGGTCCACATATTTCCAGATGTTGCAGATGTTGTAACGTCACACCTCAAGcgtttatgatttttttcttacaTTATGCTGATTGTGTTCCTGACGTTATCAACACACGTTTAACGCTGCAGGCTGGACGTGTCCAAGCCGGGAGACCTCAAAGAATCCTTTAACTATACATCCTACGATGGGCCTATAGACATTGTAAGTACCCATGCACTGAAATGGGACAGTCGCCAATACAACAATAAATAATGCAGTAGAAATCAACAGAAAAGCCTCTTAATACAAGTAAATAGTAAGTATATGTTTAAGGTATCGATGCTCACCACGGATTCACGACTCGCCGTTTAACCATTTTAGAGAATTGTTTAAATTCATTCATGACTCTACGCTAGTTGTTTCTAGACTGGCACTCACACAATAACACAGCACAATATCAGAGGATGGCAACTTTCAAGACGTAACTATTTACAGGTATTTTACAGGATTCTTAATAATCATTTGTGTATTATCACTGGAAGAGAGTTAAGAATTATTACAAATATGTTGTCTCTATAAATGATGTTAAACACTGAAGAGTACTGAAGGGAATGCATGTGCTCTAATATAGACTAGAAACAAAGTGATATATGGTCAGGCGTGATGTCAGTACATGAAGTCCTATCAGTACAATACGTGTTGTTGAAACAACGGCGAGGAAGGTGTGAAGTAAACACATAAGATCTATACAAAGTGTGTAATTATACAATGGATTACAGCAAGAAGTATACTTACAGCAATGGCCGGTCAGCGTGCCTGGAATGGAGGCTGCTTATGCCGAGTTCTATGAGCAGAGCACCAAGCTATCACTTCGGATCCTCGACGTCATATCACTGTGTATTGGATTGTCGGTAGGTGTGAACATGTGACTGTCAATCCGGATCCTCGAGATCCTCGACGTCATATCAGTGTGTATTGGATTGTCGGTAGGTGTGAACATGTGACTGTCAATCCGGATCCTCGACATCATATCACTGTGTATTGGATTGTCAGTAGGTGTGAACATGTGACTGTCAATCCGGATCCTCGACGTCATATCACTGTGTATTGGATTGTCGGTAGGTGTGAACATGTGACTGTCAATCCGGATCCTCGACGTCATATCACTGTGTATTGGATTGTCGGTAGGTGTGAACATGTGACTGTCAATCCGGATCCTCGACGTCATATCACTGTGTATTGGATTGTCGGTAGGTGTGAACGTGTGACTGTCAATCCGGATCCTCGACGTCATATCACTGTGTATTGGGTTGTCGGTAGGTGTGAACGTGTGACTGTCAATCTGGGTCCTTGATGCATTGAACAGACACGTACATATAACGTATTAAAGATGCTTCTTTTGAGTGATATCGCCGACATATAACATACTTTAATtcataaataacaaaacacgGGCAAACTGGTCTGTTGTTGCACCTGTTTTGCTTGTTCAAATGCACGTTCGGAAAGTGGTCAATAAAAAGCAACTACAATAGTTTGATGTCATAATGGTTAAATTGTTAGTGTTGTACAATTACATCTTTTTGCTGTACGGCAACTTCTCATTTATGAATTCACACTTATCCATCAACCTGACCTCATTTTCTACCGATATCTCAGGCACTACCCTGTCGTAACTGTTGACCCGTTTGTTAGCACACATAGCATAACCTGTTCATTATTCAATGTTAACTAAATCAGCCACCTAACTGATGTATTCCATGGGGATGAGTTTAGCCCTTGCAGTGAGCTAAACCATGTACATGCAATCTGTTGACAGGATAGGAATATTCTCCGTAACTGTCATCAAAGCTTTGGCAGCAAGAAGAGCCCAGGAACGCTGCGAAGTCTGTACTATCCGCCTCTACCTGCAAGTACCCGTATGTATTTTACATGTATTGTCCATTGAACAATATGCTGTCTTGTCACAGATGGGGGAACCAACTCCCCATCTGAAACGAATTGTGAATGTATCAAATATTGTTTACTGCAGGTATTGAGTCTGGCCAGTTAAGGTGTGGGGAGCACAGCGACTACGGGACGCTAACCCTGCTTTTTCAAGACAGGTGTGGAGGTCTTGAGGTGTGTTGATGGGCATGTGGTGTCATGGCGGAGGGTTATGTAATGGTGTCTCAGATAAAGTACTTCTAATCATCAGACACAAGTAATGATTATTGTATGTTTTAAAATAAGCTCCTGGCATTATCAAATCATGGACGATGGTctacaggcccccctaagtaattgaaggaattacagcaaatttgaaggaattgcatctcaaatgtaaacaaacgcagcccactcgcgaaacaattgcagcgatatcggtagtttagcggtaataacagaaacatatcggccctatcggaagcaatgtcggtaatactggaaacacgatcggccatcttcggagatttttcggtcgcgagcggaaactcacgcagcaaaacatggcgtcgttggaagaagcacccgtctcggtgagatttgtttttaagttcctactattacattttcatacttatccatctttgaccacccgcgttgaatgcgttcaggtatgaggtgttgtcggggcaagagcttatgtttttaggaaaagattgtcactgcagaagagtgtcacaagtcatgcccctggagattgtttacatctgaacatcgaagtcgtgccgatgattacgaacatcatgaacgtgcgccatgaagaagtttatgagccataatttttcttgctacgaagtgcaattgacaaatttaaacacattttacaaaaaaatgatgttatatctggcgcacgttcgtaattcgtaattgtttacatttgagatgcaattccttcaaatttgctgtaattaattcaattacttagggAGGCCTGGTCTACAGTGACCTAAAGTGATTGTGTTACTCTGGAATATCGTGATGGGATTTAGGTGACATTTCCTTTGAAGGAACTCCTTCAGTTTGTCTCATAGCACAAGGTTTACACCATGTATGCAAGGTCTATCGCTGGAGACAGTGTTTTGCTATCTACCATACAACATCTAGAAGTCCCTACTGAATCTTTCCCCAGATTGTTGCACCGAATGGAGAGTTTAAACCAGTCGTCCCAGTTGAAGGCACGATAGTTGTCAATATTGGAGACCTCCTGCAGAGACTCACCACCGACAGACTAAAAGCAACGGTATGtcaattgtgagtgagtgagtgtggttttacgcccctttgagcaatataccagcaatatcaaggtggggaatgacagaaatggacttcacacactgtacatcagGTCAGTGGGTCGAATATTGATGGCGTTACTTTCCGTCTTTGCCGCATATGTTAATTCGTGgtcagaaaagaaagaaaaggaaGCCGTGGTTGAAATATCCCATTTACCTTTGTCAACCTGTATAACATAGCTACATCATGTTCACCAGACTTTAACTTATATGTTACGTGTTACGTTATAGATATGaacagatgtattttaaatggCCATCCAGGCAATGTATTCTCACAAATCTCAATGACCAGTAGTTGTAGATCCCTGGATTACTAGTTTCCAAATTTACGTGATATGTTTCTGAAATAAGTAACAcggaaatctcataaaaatcgAATCCTGTATTCTGGTACGGTAACTATATGCTTGAAGATGTGGCAAAGTTTCAAGTCCTACAATCGGCGTTGAGGCTCTGATTTCTGCAGTTCGAAAACCAGGGCACAGCCCTGAATCGAAATAATATAGAAGGTGTTCTTGTATTCTAAATATTGCAATTATACTTTCGTTTATGGTATCTATACCAGAGGGAATCAGTCACTACACAGATATCATAATAACAGTACAATATTGTCTAGATCTACAATCGTAGTGGTAATAAAGTACAGGGGTAGTGTATATAGCAACAGAGACCGTGATGGTGATACTCACTTCCAGCTAGGTAAAACGGGTCAAGAAGACATTGTCCAGGGTATAATGGTCATCACATGCTATTCTGGAATAGCTTCTTGTAGCCCATTCTGCCCAAAGTAGATTAGGTCTGAATGTAACACACTGTCCGTCATTGAATCAAAAGGTACAACGTAtaacagctggaatactgtctCGCAACGTGTTGCCTCATAACACCACAATATTTTGTAAACGACTTAAGATGATTGTCTGATATGGCAGGTCCACCGAGTGACCCTCCCCAACGTCGAAATGGAGAAGGCTGGTTGTCGACAGTCTGTGGCACTGTTTGTGGATCCTGACGACGAGGTTGTCATTGAGTGTCTGGATGGGTCCAAGAAATACAAACCCGTCACTTCCTATGACTACGTCCGCGACAGACTGAGGGCCACGTACCAACCTGCTTGATCTGACAGTTAAACAGTCAATACTTAGTGGAGTTTCTGTGAATTTACTCGAGCGCAGTTCCCACAGAGTTTAACTCAGCACTATGTCAGTAAAGCATGTAAGTCCAAGACTCatcaaataaaaaattaaataaaataaaatagaataaaataaaataaaaaggcGAAAGAAATAAAATGATTTCGGGTGAAGGTGTAATATTTTACAACAATTTGAATGTGGCACATTTTTTTATATAACCTCATGTAAAGTTAAGTTATATGGCATTTAATGTATAATGCTGCCACAATTATTACAAAACGTAGATAAAATATCCATCTCTTGCTGCAAGCTAGACATACTGTCTGCTTCCGTGTCATCAGTAACTCAGCAACAACATAAAGACATCTAATAAAGCGTATGAAGATTGcacaacaaagcaaaacaagaTGTTGAGTATTTTGTGTAGACAACCAACGTCATATGCTTCtgcatgatatactgatacacTTTCTAAAAAtgtattaatagatatatacgttagtatacatatatgtgtgcgcacgcacgcacacacacacatacacacacacacacacacacacacacacgcacgcacactcatGCCATGCAATGTGCCTGCTATGGTCCACATTAACCAACGTAATAATCATGATACACAGCAGCGGGTCATGATGTAGAGCTTTATGTACTCCAGCATTCCTTTTTTCTGGTCACTGCTACAGTTTCAACTCTAATTGTTTTATCACTTATTGGGGACAAGGTACGTTGTCTTTGCATATGCACCTATTCACCTCTCCACATAGAAAACAATGGACTCAGCGCTTTTGAGCTATTACCTTGACGAAAAGCGATTTATAATTTTTTATGCTTGCATGCAAATATGTATGTTATAATGAGGTTAGGATATGATGTTTTAATCTAGATGATCATGTTACTCACACatttgaaatatacatatattatatgtTGTAATGTCATCTACATGATGATATGATGTAAGCATTGTATATACTTAAGATCTGGTCACATGGTTTAGCAACAATATTAAATCCAGGGCTGGACCAGGAGTCTGAAGAAACACAGAACTCATTGCGACTTACGATCGCCATTGGGAGTCTGAGACAGAATACATCATGGAATTGTTTGACAAATCAAGTCAGGCATATACTGACaaaaaacatcacatttgaTAGTTCCCATAGTGCCCCTTTGTCGGTCAAGGCCATAACCCCAACTGTCGTACTTCACTACTGACTGTACTGTTGCCTTCATTCAGCTACCATTGGAATGTAATATTTCTTACAATTTTGGAAATTCAAGGTACTTTCAGGGCTAAAGCGTTCATACAGACCTGAATAAATTACAGAAGTATTCGTTAATTATTACGTTTGTGTTGACGTCGATAGACACGTTGTCTCCCATCACGTATTTGGAGGAGAAATAcgattcatcgctgaaccaaaCCTGTCGCTAGTTCCCAAGCATCCATGCCTGTACGCTGTTGCACAATTGCCCACGTCCTTGTCGACGTGGTGAAAAATGTGGTCGATGTGCTCGAATTCCCGCTTTTCTCAGACGATACCTAATGGTTTGGCCGACAACCAGGCACCTGTCGCGCTGTATCCGTAGCTGTAGCAAATCGACCCTGAGCAGGAATGGTCACTTTGTTCGTCCTCCTCAGGGCTCATCTTTGGTCGAAATGAAGCGGGTATATTGATGTCACAATCGAGATATGATGCAGAGAGGGGCCCCACACGTCTAATGGCGGTATTTCGGTCAGTAGCATTTCATCTTTGTATTTTTATCTTCCCTAGTTAGTCTACTCTCTTTCCCCCCGACACATTGCACGTGCTTTACGTGGAAAAAACATTCATGTATCGTTTACATTTTGGATGACAACCATTTACAAACACTTTTTGAGTGCACTACAAAACAACAACGACATGGTGAGGAATTGTCTTAATGACGATTGCTGTCAAAATATATCGACACAAACTGCTGAAAACACGTGCGTGTTTCTCTTTTGGAAGAGTGTATATGTGCATGTCGTTCAGATAGGGGCAGACAAGGTTTGACGTGATGTGACATCTTCCACTTGGCAGTGTCTTTTAGCATAGTTTGGTCAATGCAGTTACAGTTACACAATGAGATCATTTGTTAAGCGTCGTGGTATATCaatgcacaggcaaactgtagcgtaaatggggttgcgcagcatagagaaaattaacagtcttcttacatgcgagcgaagcgagcaaaggttggcaacttACATTCCTTCGGttcgaaacatatttttcatgtcaaaataaaacatcgccaccatcaaaagtatacacctATTTATTCACTGGGTTGTGTTCTCACAATTCCAACGCCACGCTGAACAATTACTCAAGTGAAATATTTcgtattcaacattttaagcatcagaccgttcttcgcctccattcccccctCCAGGTCAACGGAGTGAAGAAACAGGAAGGTATTATTCCAAATGAGATACTtacaattacctcccttgtttcattcgcccattacgccaaaagtatttttatgtagaataaatgttacgaaaattccaACAATAGTGACGACAGATAAGAAaagtcattctcttcccacagtggttacatgtcacatcttcctacgtaacctctgttctaatacgaccctttcaagACTAGTGATTGGAGGTactcagatttagtagtgcaatcagtgCCCTTGTTTCAatagtgatcgttcgcaagatctcggtaatttccggatgcatcgtgaaaactagaacctttTCCCGGGGGCGATACTCAAATGTCTCTTCTAGAcggaactcagtcatgtcatatttgtttccccacattgcttgcatttgtcatgttgaatctaagtcgatgtaacacgtgttctgattggacagaaaaatggagataaatctgctgccactTTTTGCCTGGATTTTATGAGAAaagcgaaatatggccgtattagaacagaggttcgtggGAAGATACAATTTATTTTCTCCCTTGGCTAGAGGGCGCCGCGGCACGTATCTTTCAAGTACATGACACGGCTCTAAGATAATGTACACTTCTCAATAACTGAAgcgcaaaacccaaatatcaatgaaaatgtggtgttattcaaggacgtgtagatcagcggaaaacaaagatacatgaatgaaattttgtggaacaatgcattgctatcttggCAATATTTCATGGGAACAACAGTCATCACAGCCATTACAGCTGTCCACcgggtggtgttgaagtcagtacctcgtatgaccacctgCAGCTGCTACCACTGCACGACACCCCCTGGGTtcagatcgaatcagtcgttgggtgttttgttgtggaatccttctccattcttCGGGCttcaaactgttcttgtgctgtgtcccgggcGTTACGATGGCGGTCACGTGGGTgggtacccggatgtaccgatcttgggcaggtgtggtgactctaggtcatttgtcgaatttcTTTGACGAAATTGATTCCAtaatcgagttattgtgctgggatgaacgttgaagattCTTGCTgcctcactctttgattcgccagcttgaATCGTCCTGATTCCGATCGGCAACGTTGAGACGTCCCCTTTTCGTGaacagtacttgcaaagatcgtgggtgaacttgtgagattcatttgggtcttttttagtcacatgctgtactcacgctttgcacgtgagaaacaatcattgtgaCATATTCGCTGCATATTGCTGCAT is part of the Haliotis asinina isolate JCU_RB_2024 chromosome 6, JCU_Hal_asi_v2, whole genome shotgun sequence genome and harbors:
- the LOC137286349 gene encoding uncharacterized protein; amino-acid sequence: MEDTVPIIDFSAYGLQITDRDSVTNSQLDILARDVYHALSTVGFLYIKNHGMPQKMIDNFFRINKTFFTQAECVKATCESPSGGFNGYQGFAKERLDVSKPGDLKESFNYTSYDGPIDIQWPVSVPGMEAAYAEFYEQSTKLSLRILDVISLCIGLSDRNILRNCHQSFGSKKSPGTLRSLYYPPLPASTRIESGQLRCGEHSDYGTLTLLFQDRCGGLEIVAPNGEFKPVVPVEGTIVVNIGDLLQRLTTDRLKATVHRVTLPNVEMEKAGCRQSVALFVDPDDEVVIECLDGSKKYKPVTSYDYVRDRLRATYQPA